A single genomic interval of Streptomyces sp. NBC_00663 harbors:
- a CDS encoding TIM barrel protein, with amino-acid sequence MGFADQRFNVNLSILFTELPLLERPAAAAAAGFTAVELWWPWVDSPTPEQSELDALKKAIEDAGVQLTGLNFYAGRLPGPDRGALSIPGEESERFRANIDVAADFARSLGCKALNALYGNRVDGVDPAAQDALALENLVLAARAADRIGAILLIETLNKPESPLYPLVSAPAGIGIVDKVNEATGLGNAKFLMDLYHLSMNGEDLPAVIEEYGAKTGHVQIADNPGRGAPGTGSLPLEDLLDQLKKAGYDGWVGLEYKPGDRPSAEAFDWLSR; translated from the coding sequence ATGGGATTCGCAGACCAGCGCTTCAACGTCAACCTGTCGATCCTCTTCACGGAACTCCCGCTCCTGGAGCGCCCCGCGGCCGCCGCCGCGGCGGGCTTCACCGCGGTCGAGCTGTGGTGGCCCTGGGTCGACTCCCCCACCCCCGAGCAGTCCGAGCTCGACGCCCTGAAGAAGGCGATCGAGGACGCGGGCGTCCAGCTCACGGGCCTGAACTTCTACGCCGGCCGGCTGCCCGGCCCGGACCGCGGCGCCCTGTCGATCCCGGGCGAGGAGTCGGAGCGGTTCCGCGCCAACATCGACGTGGCCGCGGACTTCGCCCGGTCGCTCGGCTGCAAGGCGCTCAACGCCCTGTACGGCAACCGCGTCGACGGCGTGGACCCGGCCGCGCAGGACGCGCTCGCGCTGGAGAACCTGGTCCTCGCGGCCCGCGCGGCCGACCGGATCGGCGCGATCCTGCTGATCGAGACGCTGAACAAGCCCGAGTCGCCGCTGTACCCGCTGGTGTCGGCGCCGGCCGGGATCGGGATCGTCGACAAGGTCAACGAGGCGACGGGACTCGGCAACGCCAAGTTCCTCATGGACCTGTACCACCTGTCCATGAACGGCGAGGACCTGCCGGCGGTGATCGAGGAGTACGGCGCGAAGACCGGCCATGTGCAGATCGCCGACAACCCGGGCCGTGGCGCCCCCGGTACGGGCTCGCTGCCCCTCGAAGACCTCCTCGACCAGCTGAAGAAGGCGGGTTACGACGGCTGGGTCGGCCTCGAGTACAAGCCGGGCGACCGCCCGAGCGCCGAGGCCTTCGACTGGCTGTCCCGCTGA
- a CDS encoding 2-hydroxy-3-oxopropionate reductase — MSNLPKIAWIGLGIMGSPMSENLIKAGYDVTGFTLEQDKLDRLTAAGGTAAASIAEAVKDADVVVTMVPASPHVEAIAYGPDGILENAKSGALLIDMSSITPQTSVDLAKAAKDKGIRVLDAPVSGGEAGAIEAVLSIMVGGEQADFDTAKPILEALGKTIVLCGPHGSGQTVKAANQLIVAVNIQACAEAVVFLEKSGVDLKAALDVLNGGLAGSTVLTRKKDNFLNRDFKPGFRIDLHHKDMGIVTDAARNVGAALPVGAVVAQLVASLRTQGDGGLDHSALLRAVERLSGAQV, encoded by the coding sequence ATGAGCAACCTCCCCAAGATCGCGTGGATAGGCCTCGGCATCATGGGCTCCCCCATGTCCGAGAACCTGATCAAGGCGGGTTACGACGTCACCGGCTTCACGCTGGAGCAGGACAAGCTGGACCGGCTGACCGCCGCCGGCGGCACGGCCGCCGCCTCGATCGCCGAGGCCGTCAAGGACGCCGACGTGGTCGTCACGATGGTGCCGGCCTCCCCGCACGTCGAGGCCATCGCCTACGGCCCCGACGGCATCCTGGAGAACGCGAAGTCCGGCGCCCTGCTGATCGACATGTCCTCGATCACCCCGCAGACCTCCGTCGACCTCGCGAAGGCCGCCAAGGACAAGGGTATCCGCGTCCTGGACGCCCCGGTGTCCGGCGGCGAGGCCGGCGCCATCGAGGCCGTGCTGTCGATCATGGTCGGCGGTGAGCAGGCCGACTTCGACACCGCCAAGCCGATCCTGGAGGCGCTCGGCAAGACCATCGTGCTGTGCGGTCCGCACGGCTCGGGGCAGACCGTGAAGGCCGCCAACCAGCTGATCGTCGCCGTGAACATCCAGGCGTGCGCCGAGGCCGTGGTCTTCCTGGAGAAGTCCGGCGTGGACCTGAAGGCCGCGCTCGACGTCCTCAACGGCGGCCTCGCGGGCTCGACCGTGCTGACGCGCAAGAAGGACAACTTCCTGAACCGCGACTTCAAGCCGGGCTTCCGTATCGACCTGCACCACAAGGACATGGGCATCGTCACCGACGCCGCCCGCAACGTCGGCGCGGCCCTGCCCGTCGGCGCCGTGGTCGCCCAGCTGGTCGCGTCGCTGCGCACCCAGGGCGACGGCGGCCTGGACCACTCCGCACTGCTGCGGGCCGTGGAGCGCCTCTCCGGCGCCCAGGTCTGA
- a CDS encoding 8-oxoguanine deaminase, translating to MAAAAQRIVIENCSIATVDAHDTEYASGHVVIAGNRIESLGAGRAPEGLENVVRRIDATGHLVTPGLVNTHHHFYQWITRGLATDHNLFNWLVALYPTWARIDEQMTYSAAQGSLAMMARGGVTTAMDHHYVFPQGSGDLSGSIIRAAREMGVRFTLARGSMDRSEKDGGLPPDFAVETLEGALAATEATVKEHHDSSFDAMTQVAVAPCSPFSVSTELLREGAELARRLGVRLHTHGSETVEEEQFCKELFGMGPTDYFESTGWLGEDVWMAHCVHMNDSDIAAFARTKTGVAHCPSSNARLAAGIARVPDMLKAGVPVGLGVDGTASNESGELHTELRNALLINRLGAHREAALNARQALRLGTYGGAQVLGRGAEIGSLEAGKLADLVLWKLDTLAHASIADPVTALVFGAAAPVTASFVNGRQIVEDNRLLHADEDAIARSTREQAQRLAKIAGH from the coding sequence ATGGCAGCAGCAGCCCAGCGCATCGTCATCGAGAACTGTTCGATCGCGACGGTCGACGCCCACGACACGGAGTACGCGAGCGGCCACGTCGTCATCGCCGGCAACCGCATCGAGTCGCTCGGCGCGGGCAGGGCTCCCGAGGGCCTGGAGAACGTCGTACGCCGTATCGACGCCACCGGCCATCTCGTGACCCCCGGCCTGGTCAACACCCACCACCACTTCTACCAGTGGATCACCCGGGGTCTGGCCACCGACCACAACCTCTTCAACTGGCTCGTCGCGCTGTACCCGACCTGGGCGCGCATCGACGAGCAGATGACCTACTCGGCCGCGCAGGGCTCGCTGGCCATGATGGCCCGCGGCGGTGTCACCACCGCGATGGACCACCACTACGTCTTCCCGCAGGGCTCCGGCGACCTGTCCGGCTCGATCATCCGCGCCGCCCGCGAGATGGGCGTCCGCTTCACCCTCGCCCGCGGCTCCATGGACCGCAGCGAGAAGGACGGCGGCCTGCCCCCGGACTTCGCCGTCGAGACTCTCGAAGGCGCCCTCGCCGCGACCGAGGCGACCGTCAAGGAGCACCACGACTCCTCCTTCGACGCCATGACCCAGGTGGCCGTCGCCCCCTGCTCGCCCTTCTCCGTCTCCACCGAACTCCTGCGGGAGGGCGCCGAGTTGGCCCGCCGGCTCGGCGTGCGGCTGCACACCCACGGCTCGGAGACCGTCGAGGAGGAGCAGTTCTGCAAGGAACTGTTCGGCATGGGCCCCACCGACTACTTCGAGTCCACCGGCTGGCTCGGCGAGGACGTGTGGATGGCGCACTGCGTCCACATGAACGACTCCGACATCGCCGCGTTCGCCCGCACCAAGACGGGTGTCGCCCACTGTCCTTCGTCGAACGCCCGCCTCGCCGCCGGTATCGCACGGGTCCCGGACATGCTGAAGGCCGGCGTCCCGGTCGGCCTCGGCGTGGACGGCACCGCCTCCAACGAGTCCGGCGAACTCCACACCGAACTGCGCAACGCCCTCCTCATCAACCGGCTCGGCGCCCACCGCGAGGCCGCCCTGAACGCCCGCCAGGCACTGCGCCTCGGCACCTACGGTGGCGCCCAGGTCCTCGGCCGCGGCGCCGAGATCGGCTCCCTGGAGGCCGGCAAGCTCGCCGACCTGGTGCTGTGGAAGCTGGACACGCTCGCCCACGCCTCCATCGCCGACCCGGTGACCGCGCTGGTCTTCGGTGCCGCGGCCCCGGTCACGGCGTCCTTCGTCAACGGCCGCCAGATCGTCGAGGACAACCGCCTGCTGCACGCCGACGAGGACGCGATCGCCCGCTCCACGCGCGAGCAGGCACAGCGGCTGGCGAAGATCGCCGGGCACTGA
- the uraH gene encoding hydroxyisourate hydrolase: MSTSTTASVSTHILDTSIGRPAEAVAVQLSARPGPGADWQALGGSATDADGRCKDLPALPEGTTHVRLDFAVEPYFEKKQADAQQDAPANRDSGAFFPEVAITFAVKPGEHYHVPLLLNPFGYSVYRGS, encoded by the coding sequence ATGAGCACCAGCACCACCGCCTCGGTGTCCACCCACATCCTGGACACCAGCATCGGCCGCCCCGCCGAGGCAGTCGCCGTCCAGCTGTCCGCCCGCCCGGGTCCGGGTGCGGACTGGCAGGCGCTCGGCGGCAGCGCGACCGACGCGGACGGGCGGTGCAAGGACCTGCCGGCCCTGCCGGAGGGCACCACACACGTACGGCTCGACTTCGCCGTCGAACCGTACTTCGAGAAGAAGCAAGCCGATGCGCAGCAGGACGCCCCCGCGAATCGGGACAGCGGTGCGTTTTTTCCAGAGGTAGCGATCACCTTCGCCGTCAAGCCCGGCGAGCACTACCACGTACCGCTGCTGCTCAACCCGTTCGGCTACTCCGTTTACCGAGGGAGCTAG
- a CDS encoding nucleobase:cation symporter-2 family protein codes for MTAQRADDIHPVDEKLPAVKMATTGLQHVAAMYAGVVAPPLIVGAAVGLSGTELTFLTGACLFTAGLATFLQTLGVWKIGARLPFVNGVTFAGVAPMTAVVASTDDKSDALPIIFGAVIVAGLLGFLAAPFFSKAVRFFPPVVTGTVITLIGVSLLPVAFGWAQGPNPAADDYGSTTYLGLAGATLVIVLLLRRFTSGFVKQIAVLLGLVLGTLLAIPFGVTDFSPVGDADVIGFPTPFHFGAPQFQVAAIVSMCVVMVVSMTESTADMLALGEIVDRPADERTIAAGLRADTLGSALSPFFNGFMCSAFAQNIGLVAMTRIRSRYVVATGGAFLVLMGLCPMAASLIAVVPRPVLGGAGVVLFGSVAASGIQTLVRAGLDKDNNVLIVAVSLAVGIIPITAPEFYHAFPETAKIVLDSGISTGCVAAVALNLVFNHLGRQRDAQDVTHPMEAGEEIAAAH; via the coding sequence GTGACCGCCCAACGAGCCGACGACATACACCCCGTCGACGAAAAACTCCCCGCAGTCAAAATGGCCACCACGGGCCTGCAACACGTGGCCGCCATGTACGCGGGGGTCGTCGCCCCGCCCCTGATAGTCGGGGCGGCCGTCGGCCTCTCCGGCACCGAACTCACCTTCCTGACCGGCGCCTGTCTGTTCACCGCGGGCCTCGCCACCTTCCTCCAGACGCTCGGCGTCTGGAAGATCGGCGCCCGGCTTCCCTTCGTCAACGGCGTCACCTTCGCGGGCGTGGCCCCGATGACCGCGGTCGTCGCCTCCACCGACGACAAGTCCGACGCCCTGCCGATCATCTTCGGCGCGGTCATCGTCGCCGGTCTTCTCGGCTTCCTGGCCGCCCCCTTCTTCAGCAAGGCGGTGCGCTTCTTCCCGCCCGTCGTCACCGGAACGGTCATCACGCTCATCGGCGTGTCCCTGCTGCCGGTGGCCTTCGGCTGGGCGCAGGGCCCCAACCCCGCGGCGGACGACTACGGTTCGACCACCTATCTGGGCCTGGCGGGCGCCACGCTCGTGATCGTGCTGCTGCTGCGCCGCTTCACCAGCGGATTCGTCAAGCAGATCGCCGTGCTGCTCGGCCTGGTGCTCGGCACCCTCCTCGCGATCCCCTTCGGCGTCACCGACTTCAGCCCGGTCGGGGACGCGGACGTGATCGGCTTCCCGACGCCGTTCCACTTCGGCGCCCCGCAGTTCCAGGTCGCCGCGATCGTGTCCATGTGCGTGGTGATGGTGGTCTCGATGACCGAATCGACCGCGGACATGCTGGCGTTGGGCGAGATCGTCGACCGCCCGGCCGACGAGCGGACCATCGCGGCGGGCCTGCGCGCCGACACCCTCGGCTCCGCGCTCAGCCCGTTCTTCAACGGCTTCATGTGCAGCGCCTTCGCCCAGAACATCGGCCTGGTCGCCATGACACGGATCCGCAGCCGGTACGTCGTCGCGACCGGCGGCGCCTTCCTGGTCCTGATGGGCCTGTGCCCGATGGCCGCCTCGCTCATCGCGGTCGTACCGCGCCCGGTGCTCGGCGGCGCGGGCGTCGTCCTGTTCGGGTCGGTCGCGGCCAGCGGCATCCAGACCCTGGTCCGGGCCGGCCTGGACAAGGACAACAACGTCCTGATCGTCGCCGTCTCGCTGGCCGTCGGGATCATCCCGATCACCGCGCCGGAGTTCTACCACGCCTTCCCCGAGACGGCGAAGATCGTGCTCGACTCGGGGATCTCCACGGGCTGTGTGGCCGCGGTGGCGCTCAATCTGGTCTTCAACCACCTGGGCAGGCAGCGCGACGCACAGGATGTGACGCACCCGATGGAGGCGGGCGAGGAGATCGCCGCGGCGCATTAG
- a CDS encoding helix-turn-helix domain-containing protein — protein sequence MTGTGDEPFITAVKPLVDAMGGELVPPDEAGPDDVVLAWEGADVVAVRLPQLADSLDHILAAMERKKGKPLADLDRKAKQEVVRILEARGAFSVRHGVETVASALGVSRFTVYNYLNRDKGL from the coding sequence GTGACCGGCACGGGGGACGAACCCTTCATCACGGCGGTGAAGCCGCTGGTCGACGCCATGGGCGGGGAGCTGGTCCCGCCCGACGAGGCCGGCCCCGACGACGTCGTGCTGGCCTGGGAGGGCGCCGACGTGGTCGCCGTACGCCTGCCGCAGCTCGCGGACTCCCTCGATCACATCCTGGCCGCCATGGAGCGCAAGAAGGGCAAGCCGCTGGCCGACCTGGACCGGAAGGCCAAGCAGGAGGTGGTGCGGATACTGGAGGCGCGTGGCGCCTTCTCCGTACGGCACGGCGTGGAGACCGTGGCGAGCGCGCTCGGGGTCAGCCGCTTCACGGTCTACAACTACCTGAACCGCGACAAGGGCTTGTAA
- the pucL gene encoding factor-independent urate hydroxylase, with the protein MPTILGQNQYGKAENRVVKITRDGATHHIKDLNVSVALSGDMDEVHYSGSNANVLPTDTTKNTVYAFAKEHGIESAEQFGIHLARHFVTSQEPIKVARIRIEEYAWERIAASDANSRFIGADEVKHSFVRKGQETRVTQITYDGEKWEVVSGLKDLVVMNSTNSEFWGYVKDKYTTLQEAYDRILATQVSARWRFNWTDDEQRMPNWEKSYEQTKKHMLQAFAETYSLSLQQTLYQMGSRIINNRSEIDEVRFSLPNKHHFLVDLEPFGLKNDNEVYFAADRPYGLIEATILRDGCEPKIPVDLTNL; encoded by the coding sequence ATGCCCACGATCCTGGGACAGAACCAGTACGGCAAGGCCGAGAACCGAGTCGTAAAGATCACGCGGGACGGCGCCACCCACCACATCAAGGACCTGAACGTGTCCGTCGCGCTGAGCGGCGACATGGACGAGGTCCACTACTCCGGCTCCAACGCCAACGTCCTGCCGACCGACACCACCAAGAACACGGTGTACGCGTTCGCCAAGGAGCACGGCATCGAGTCGGCCGAGCAGTTCGGCATCCACCTCGCCCGGCACTTCGTGACCTCGCAGGAGCCGATCAAGGTCGCCCGGATCCGGATCGAGGAGTACGCGTGGGAGCGCATCGCCGCCTCCGACGCGAACTCCCGGTTCATCGGCGCGGACGAGGTCAAGCACTCGTTCGTGCGCAAGGGCCAGGAGACCCGGGTCACCCAGATCACCTACGACGGTGAGAAGTGGGAGGTCGTCTCCGGCCTCAAGGACCTCGTCGTGATGAACTCGACCAACTCCGAGTTCTGGGGCTACGTCAAGGACAAGTACACGACGCTCCAGGAGGCGTACGACCGCATCCTGGCCACCCAGGTCTCGGCCCGCTGGCGGTTCAACTGGACCGACGACGAGCAGCGGATGCCCAACTGGGAGAAGTCCTACGAGCAGACGAAGAAGCACATGCTCCAGGCCTTCGCCGAGACCTACTCGCTCTCGCTCCAGCAGACCCTCTACCAGATGGGTTCGCGGATCATCAACAACCGCAGCGAGATCGACGAGGTCCGCTTCTCCCTCCCGAACAAGCACCACTTCCTGGTCGACCTGGAGCCGTTCGGGCTCAAGAACGACAACGAGGTCTACTTCGCCGCGGACCGGCCCTACGGCCTGATCGAGGCGACGATCCTGCGGGACGGCTGCGAGCCGAAGATCCCGGTGGACCTCACCAACCTGTAA
- the uraD gene encoding 2-oxo-4-hydroxy-4-carboxy-5-ureidoimidazoline decarboxylase, giving the protein MTSTSTPPGLTRFNALEEHAAFAALHEVCASTAWARRLLAARPYSTSDDLYAVSDAATAELTAEDLAEAMAGHPPIGRPEPGDPTSAREQRGMAGATEELKAEMLELNLAYQEKFGHVFLICATGRTGEQMRDAVKERIGNAPEQEREIVRTELGKINRIRLARLVEED; this is encoded by the coding sequence GTGACTTCGACTTCCACGCCGCCGGGCCTGACCCGGTTCAACGCCCTGGAGGAGCACGCGGCCTTCGCCGCCCTCCACGAGGTGTGTGCCTCCACGGCATGGGCGCGGCGGCTGCTCGCCGCCCGCCCCTATTCCACCAGCGACGACCTCTACGCCGTCAGCGACGCCGCGACGGCCGAGCTGACCGCCGAGGACCTCGCCGAGGCGATGGCCGGACACCCGCCCATCGGCCGCCCCGAGCCCGGCGACCCGACCTCCGCCCGCGAACAGCGCGGCATGGCCGGCGCGACGGAGGAGCTCAAGGCGGAGATGCTGGAGCTGAACCTCGCCTACCAGGAGAAGTTCGGCCATGTCTTCCTCATCTGCGCCACCGGCCGGACCGGCGAGCAGATGCGCGACGCGGTCAAGGAGCGGATCGGGAACGCGCCGGAGCAGGAGCGCGAGATCGTCCGCACCGAGCTGGGCAAGATCAACCGTATCCGGCTCGCCCGACTCGTCGAAGAGGACTGA
- a CDS encoding chitosanase: protein MPLLSRKAARRTLLAAFGTAVLSTQWPSAEAAATTGLDAPEKKDIAMRLVSSAENSSLDWKAQYGYIEDIGDGRGYTAGIIGFCSGTSDMLALVALYTERDADNPLTGYLPALRAVDGTDSHEGLDPGFPTAWRRAAKTAAFRAAQRDERDRVYFDPAVARAKKDGLGTLGQFVYYDAMVMHGPGTDAVSFGGIRRRALKHADTPAAGGDETTYLHAYLDARVWAMRQEAAHSDVSRVETAQRVFLKKGNLDLDTPLKWKVYGDSYTLG, encoded by the coding sequence GTGCCCCTGTTGTCCCGGAAAGCCGCTCGCCGCACCCTGCTCGCCGCCTTCGGCACGGCCGTGCTGAGCACCCAGTGGCCGTCCGCCGAGGCCGCGGCCACCACCGGGCTCGACGCCCCGGAGAAGAAGGACATCGCCATGCGGCTGGTGTCGAGCGCGGAGAACTCCTCGCTGGACTGGAAGGCGCAGTACGGGTACATCGAGGACATCGGGGACGGCCGCGGGTACACGGCCGGGATCATCGGCTTCTGCTCGGGGACGAGCGACATGCTCGCGCTGGTCGCGCTGTACACGGAACGGGATGCCGACAATCCGCTCACCGGCTATCTGCCCGCCCTGCGCGCGGTCGACGGCACCGATTCCCACGAGGGCCTCGACCCGGGCTTCCCCACCGCCTGGCGCAGGGCGGCGAAGACGGCCGCGTTCCGCGCGGCCCAGCGCGACGAGCGGGACCGCGTCTACTTCGACCCGGCCGTGGCGCGCGCCAAGAAGGACGGTCTCGGCACACTCGGCCAGTTCGTCTACTACGACGCGATGGTGATGCACGGCCCCGGCACCGACGCCGTCAGCTTCGGCGGCATCCGCAGACGGGCCCTGAAGCACGCCGACACCCCGGCCGCCGGCGGCGACGAGACGACGTATCTGCACGCCTACCTCGACGCGCGGGTGTGGGCGATGCGGCAGGAGGCCGCCCACAGTGACGTGAGCCGGGTCGAGACCGCCCAACGGGTGTTCCTGAAGAAGGGCAATCTCGACCTGGACACGCCGCTCAAGTGGAAGGTGTACGGGGACAGTTACACCCTCGGCTAA
- a CDS encoding catalase: MSKRVLTTESGAPVADNQNSASAGVGGPLLLQDQHLLEKLARFNRERIPERVVHARGSGAYGYFEVTDDVTGFTYADFLSSVGKRTEVFLRFSTVADSLGGADAVRDPRGFAVKFYTEEGNYDLVGNNTPVFFIKDPIKFPDFIHSQKRDPFTGRQEADNVWDFWAHSPEATHQITWLMGDRGIPASYRHMNGYGSHTYQWTNAEGEAFFVKYHFKTNQGVRSLSAEQGAELAGKDPNSHQTDLLQAIERGVNPSWTLYVQVMPAAEAADYRFNPFDLTKVWPHKDYPLQRVGRLVLDRNPDNVFAEVEQAAFSPNNFVPGIGPSPDKMLQGRLFAYADAHRYRLGVNHTLLAVNAPRATTAHNYGRDGLMASNSQGRAAKNYEPNSYDGPAETGRPLAAPLAVSGWTGTHEAPQHTKDDDFFQAGELYRLMSEDEKSRLVANIAGGLSQVSRDDVIEKNLAHFHAADPEYGKRVEEAVRALRED, translated from the coding sequence ATGTCGAAGCGCGTGCTGACGACCGAGTCCGGCGCCCCGGTCGCCGACAACCAGAATTCCGCCTCCGCCGGTGTCGGCGGTCCGCTCCTCCTCCAGGACCAGCACCTGCTGGAGAAGCTCGCCCGCTTCAACCGCGAGCGCATCCCGGAGCGCGTGGTGCACGCCCGCGGCAGCGGCGCGTACGGCTACTTCGAGGTGACCGACGACGTCACCGGGTTCACGTACGCCGACTTCCTGAGCAGCGTCGGCAAGCGCACCGAGGTCTTCCTGCGCTTCTCCACCGTGGCGGACTCGCTCGGCGGTGCGGACGCGGTACGTGACCCGCGGGGCTTCGCCGTGAAGTTCTACACCGAGGAGGGCAACTACGACCTCGTCGGCAACAACACCCCGGTGTTCTTCATCAAGGACCCGATCAAGTTCCCCGACTTCATCCACTCGCAGAAGCGCGACCCGTTCACGGGCCGTCAGGAGGCGGACAACGTCTGGGACTTCTGGGCGCACTCCCCCGAGGCCACGCACCAGATCACCTGGCTGATGGGCGACCGCGGCATCCCGGCGTCGTACCGCCACATGAACGGCTACGGCTCGCACACCTACCAGTGGACGAACGCCGAGGGCGAGGCCTTCTTCGTCAAGTACCACTTCAAGACCAACCAGGGTGTCCGCTCCCTGTCCGCCGAACAGGGCGCCGAGCTCGCGGGCAAGGACCCGAACTCGCACCAGACGGACCTGCTCCAGGCCATCGAGCGCGGAGTGAACCCGTCCTGGACGCTCTACGTGCAGGTCATGCCGGCGGCCGAGGCGGCGGACTACCGCTTCAACCCGTTCGACCTCACCAAGGTGTGGCCGCACAAGGACTACCCGCTCCAGCGCGTGGGCCGGCTGGTCCTCGACCGCAACCCGGACAACGTGTTCGCCGAGGTCGAGCAGGCCGCGTTCTCGCCGAACAACTTCGTGCCGGGCATCGGCCCCTCGCCGGACAAGATGCTCCAGGGCCGGCTGTTCGCCTACGCGGACGCGCACCGCTACCGCCTGGGCGTCAACCACACCCTGCTCGCGGTGAACGCCCCCAGGGCGACGACCGCGCACAACTACGGGCGTGACGGCCTCATGGCGTCCAACTCCCAGGGCCGCGCGGCGAAGAACTACGAGCCGAACTCCTACGACGGCCCGGCGGAGACCGGCCGCCCGCTCGCCGCCCCGCTGGCGGTCAGCGGCTGGACGGGCACGCACGAGGCCCCGCAGCACACCAAGGACGACGACTTCTTCCAGGCCGGTGAGCTGTACCGGCTGATGTCGGAGGACGAGAAGTCGCGCCTGGTCGCGAACATCGCCGGCGGCCTGTCCCAGGTCTCCCGCGACGACGTGATCGAGAAGAACCTGGCCCACTTCCACGCCGCCGACCCGGAGTACGGCAAGCGCGTGGAGGAGGCGGTCCGCGCCCTGCGCGAGGACTGA